Proteins encoded in a region of the Planococcus citri chromosome 1, ihPlaCitr1.1, whole genome shotgun sequence genome:
- the LOC135831909 gene encoding autophagy protein 12-like, which translates to MVAISADTIMDVTETNLITGIKNIEDKGDDNFQEPNSPTNKDDTRFSNLSGKVDLLFKATGNAPIMKTKKWKVSSNKTVGGITTFLRNYLKLGPSESLFLYVNQAFAPAPDQIIKNLYECYGAEGTLVIHYCKSQAWG; encoded by the exons ATGGTTGCTATTTCTGCTGACACAATAATGGATGTTACCGAAACTAATTTGATCACTGGAATAAAGAATATTGAAGATAAAGGCGATGATAATTTCCAAGAGCCCAATTCTCCTACCAATAAAGATGATACCAGATTTTCAAATCTCTCCGGAAAAG TGGATCTATTATTTAAAGCAACGGGCAATGCACCTATAATGAAGACAAAAAAATGGAAGGTTTCTTCTAATAAGACTGTTGGTGGCATAACTACTTTCTTAAGAAATTATTTAAAGTTAGGTCCTTCTGAGAGTTTA TTTTTGTACGTGAATCAGGCATTTGCTCCTGCACCTGaccaaataattaaaaatttatacgaGTGTTATGGAGCAGAAGGTACACTAGTGATACATTATTGCAAATCACAGGCATGGGGATGA